In Cryptomeria japonica chromosome 10, Sugi_1.0, whole genome shotgun sequence, a genomic segment contains:
- the LOC131030301 gene encoding feruloyl CoA ortho-hydroxylase 2, with protein sequence MKFEESFIQSEEHRPNAKRFLASPDDNLKIPVIDLEKSSAEEVGKACREWGFFYLINHGVPDHVIRRLQSTQADFFALPLEEKRRISRDAENPMGYFNSEHTKNVKDWKEVFDFAPRDELELPISVDPNDPTTKIVKNRWPDSLPEFREACLEYAQAAMEVLFRVLELISRSLGLPDNRLNEFFKDDMSIARLNSYPECPKPELALGIGRHKDVGALTLLYQDEVGGLEVRCKENGQWVPAPPMPNSFVLNVADCVQVLTNDRYESVEHRAVVNDSRRRLSIPLFLIPSHYAMIKPLDELMSKENPPKFREFNWGKFTRQRMREGLKNIGVPDVQIDNFRI encoded by the exons ATGAAGTTCGAGGAGAGTTTCATTCAGAGTGAAGAGCATCGTCCCAATGCCAAGCGTTTCTTGGCTTCCCCTGACGATAATCTCAAAATCCCCGTTATAGACTTAGAAAAGAGCTCCGCAGAGGAAGTGGGAAAGGCGTGCAGAGAGTGGGGATTCTTCTACCTCATCAATCATGGCGTTCCTGATCATGTTATCCGCCGCCTCCAGTCCACCCAAGCCGATTTCTTCGCGTTGCCTCTCGAAGAAAAGAGACGAATATCCAGAGATGCTGAAAACCCCATGGGCTACTTTAATTCAGAGCATACAAAAAATGTGAAGGATTGGAAAGAGGTGTTCGACTTTGCGCCCCGGGACGAGCTCGAGCTGCCCATATCTGTTGATCCAAATGACCCCACTACCAAGATCGTCAAAAACCGCTGGCCGGATAGCCTTCCCGAGTTCAG AGAAGCTTGCCTGGAGTATGCACAGGCTGCGATGGAGGTGTTGTTTAGGGTGCTAGAATTAATATCACGGAGCCTTGGTTTACCTGACAATCGCCTCAATGAGTTTTTCAAAGATGACATGAGCATTGCACGGCTAAACAGTTACCCGGAATGCCCTAAGCCAGAGCTAGCACTGGGCATAGGAAGACACAAGGACGTTGGAGCcctcacccttctttaccaagaTGAGGTCGGCGGATTGGAGGTGAGGTGCAAGGAAAACGGCCAGTGGGTCCCAGCTCCACCCATGCCCAACTCTTTCGTCCTCAATGTTGCTGATTGCGTGCAG GTGTTGACGAATGATAGGTACGAGAGCGTAGAGCATAGAGCAGTGGTGAATGATAGCCGAAGGCGCCTCTCCATTCCACTTTTCTTAATTCCTTCCCACTATGCGATGATAAAACCTCTGGATGAATTGATGAGTAAAGAGAATCCTCCCAAATTCAGGGAATTCAACTGGGGGAAGTTTACGAGGCAAAGGATGCGTGAAGGGCTTAAAAACATTGGAGTTCCGGATGTACAAATCGACAATTTCAGAATCTGA